The following proteins are co-located in the Vigna angularis cultivar LongXiaoDou No.4 chromosome 2, ASM1680809v1, whole genome shotgun sequence genome:
- the LOC108328313 gene encoding histone-lysine N-methyltransferase ATXR6 yields the protein MASSLPRRRTHAPKSSSVLIDDVFCQECGSGHSPAKLLLCDKCDRGYHLFCLRPVLPSVPKGSWFCGSCSNHKPKSFPLVQTKIIDFFRIQRSPETSLNQDARKKRKRGGSLVMSKKKRKLLPFVPSEDSNRRLEQMASLATALTTTNTEFSNKLTYMPGMAPRSANCPALERGGMQVLSKEDTETLNLCKSMMERGEWPPLMVVFDPLEGFTVEADRPIKDLTIITEYVGDVDFLKNRENDDGDSIMTLLSASDPSKTLVICPDKRSNIARFINGINNHTPEGKKKQNLKCVRFDVGGECRVLLVSNRDISKGERLYYDYNGDEHEYPTDHFV from the exons ATGGCTTCTTCACTCCCTCGGAGAAGAACTCACGCTCCCAAATCATCTTCTGTCCTAATCGACGACGTTTTCTGCCAGGAATGCGGCTCCGGCCACTCTCCGGCGAAGTTGCTTCTCTGCGACAAATGCGATCGAGGTTACCACCTTTTCTGCCTCCGCCCCGTCCTCCCTTCCGTCCCCAAAGGCTCCTGGTTCTGTGGCTCATGCTCCAACCACAAGCCTAAGT CTTTCCCCCTTGTACAGACCAAAATAATCGATTTCTTTCGAATTCAACGTTCTCCTGAGACATCGTTGAATCAAG ATGCGCGGAAGAAGCGAAAGCGAGGTGGGAGCTTGGTGATGTCGAAGAAGAAACGGAAACTGTTGCCTTTCGTGCCGAGTGAGGATTCAAATAGGAGGTTGGAGCAGATGGCATCACTGGCGACGGCATTGACGACAACTAATACAGAGTTCAGTAATAAGCTTACTTACATGCCTGGAATGGCACCCAGGTCTGCCAATTGCCCTGCTCTCGAACGTGGTGGAATGCAG GTATTGTCAAAGGAAGATACCGAGACATTAAATTTGTGCAAAAGTATGATGGAAAGAGGAGAATGGCCACCTCTCATGGTTGTTTTTGATCCTTTAGAAGG TTTCACAGTTGAAGCAGATAGACCCATCAAAGATTTAACCATAATTACAGAATATGTTGGAGATGTAGATTTTTTAAAGAACAGGGAAAATGATGATGGAGATAGCATAATGACACTTCTTTCAGCTTCTGATCCTTCAAAGACACTTGTGATCTGTCCAGACAAACGTAGCAATATAGCTCGTTTCATTAATGGCATCAATAACCATACACC GgaaggaaaaaagaaacaaaacttgAAGTGCGTGAGATTTGATGTTGGAGGCGAATGTCGAGTTCTTTTAGTCTCCAATAGAGATATCTCAAAGGGGGAAAGGTTGTACTATGACTACAATGGAGATGAACATGAGTATCCAACTGACCATTTTGTCTGA
- the LOC108329432 gene encoding metal tolerance protein 11 isoform X2, producing the protein MDYRVLHLEALEGQEDNIAEYYQQQVEVLEGFTEMDALAERGFIPGMSKEERDKLARSETFAIRLSNVANMVLFVAKVYASIRSGSLAIIASTLDSLLDLLSGFILWFTAFSMQTPNPYQYPIGKKRMQPLGILVFASVMATLGLQIILESIRTLIYTDNAFNLTKEQERWVVGIMLSVTLVKFLLMIYCRTFTNEIIKAYAQDHFFDVITNVIGLIAALLANYVDDWMDPVGAIILALYTIRTWSMTVLENVNSLVGKSAAPEYLQKLTYLCWNHHKAVRHIDTVRAYTFGSHYFVEVDIVLPADMQLQEAHDIGESLQEKLELLPEIERAFVHLDYEYSHKPEHAQSHS; encoded by the exons ATGGACTATAGGGTTTTGCATTTGGAAGCTCTAGAGG GTCAAGAGGATAATATTGCGGAGTACTACCAGCAGCAAGTTGAAGTGCTTGAGGGCTTTACTGAAATGGATGCCCTAGCAGAGCGTGGTTTTATTCCTGGAATGTCGAag GAGGAGCGAGACAAGTTAGCAAGAAGTGAGACGTTTGCCATCAGATTGTCAAATGTAGCAAACATGGTTCTTTTTGTCGCCAAAGTTTATGCATCAATACGAAGTGGTTCCCTAGCCATCATTGCATCGACTTTAGACTCGCTTCTTGATCTTCTTTCTGGATTTATCCTCTGGTTCACTGCATTTTCCATGCAGACACCAAACCCGTATCAGTATCCTATAGGAAAGAAACGGATGCAACCATTG GGAATTCTTGTTTTTGCCTCTGTCATGGCTACACTGGGACTGCAAATCATCTTGGAGTCTATCCGCACATTAATATATACT GACAATGCATTCAACTTGACCAAGGAACAAGAGCGATGGGTTGTGGGGATTATGCTTTCGGTGACTTTGGTGAAATTCTTACTGATGATTTATTGCCGCACTTTTACTAATGAGATCATTAAAGCCTATGCCCAGGATCATTTCTTTGATGTGATCACTAATGTCATTGGTCTTATTGCTGCACTTTTGGCAAATTATGTTGATGATTGGATGGATCCTGTTGGTGCTATCATT CTGGCGTTGTACACCATTCGTACATGGTCAATGACAGTGTTGGAAAATGTGAATTCCCTGGTTGGAAAATCAGCTGCACCTGAGTATCTTCAGAAACTCACGTACCTATGCTGGAACCACCACAAGGCTGTGAGGCACATTGATACAGTTCGAGCATACACATTCGGGTCTCACTACTTTGTTGAAGTTGATATTGTCCTGCCAGCAGATATGCAGTTGCAAGAGGCCCATGATATCGGGGAATCATTGCAAGAGAAGCTTGAGCTTTTACCCGAGATCGAGCGTGCTTTTGTTCATCTTGATTATGAGTACAGTCACAAACCTGAGCATGCACAATCTCACTCTTAG
- the LOC108329368 gene encoding probable sulfate transporter 4.2 isoform X2, protein MEISYASPSFYDLPAAAAVASTMPSSATGARPVRIIPLQHPTATSSSSPPANVAFARWTAKLRQMTWLEWLEFFLPCLRWIRIYKWREYFQVDLMAGITVGVMLVPQSMSYAKLAGLEPIYGLYSGFVPIFVYAIFGSSRQLAVGPVALVSLLVSNVLSGIADSSSELYTELAILLSLMVGIMECIMGLLRLGWLIRFISHSVISGFTTSSAIVIGLSQAKYFLGYDVDRSSKIIPVVKSIIDGADKGKSRKYLRFLRASGPLTAVVLGTIFAKVFHPPSISLVGDIPQGLPKFSVPKAFEYAQSLIPTAILITGVAILESVGIAKALAAKNGYELDSNQELFGLGVSNVLGSFFSAYPTTGSFSRSAVNYESGAKSGVSGIVSGIIMICALMFLTPLFEYIPQCTLAAIVISAVIGLVDYEEAIFLWRVDKKDFILWTITSTTTLFLGIEIGVLVGVGFSLAFVIHESANPHIAVLGRLPGTTVYRNVKQYPEAYKYNGIVIVRVDAPIYFANTSFIKDRLREYEVHVDSSKSRGPEVERIYFVILEMAPVTYIDSSAVQALKDLYQEYKLRDVQIAISNPNPEVLLTLSKSGLVELIGKEWYFVRVHDAVQVCLQHVQSLKAGSDSSHTPLSSLEDKPSLFARLSKERAEKFPVTDLESGNGRPPLPKDRDSQSEPLLSKER, encoded by the exons ATGGAGATAAGCTACGCATCGCCAAGTTTCTACGACCTCCCCGCCGCCGCTGCCGTTGCTTCAACCATGCCGTCCTCCGCGACCGGCGCACGTCCTGTAAGGATCATTCCTCTTCAGCATCCGACCGCCACCTCGTCCTCGTCTCCGCCGGCGAACGTCGCCTTCGCGCGGTGGACCGCGAAGCTCAGGCAGATGACGTGGCTCGAGTGGCTTGAGTTCTTCCTCCCTTGCCTACGCTGGATTCGCATCTATAAATGGCGCGAGTATTTCCAGGTCGATCTCATGGCCGGAATCACCGTCGGTGTCATGCTCGTTCCTCAG TCGATGTCGTATGCAAAATTGGCTGGACTTGAACCGATATATGGACTCT ACTCTGGTTTTGTGCCTATATTTGTGTATGCCATATTCGGGTCTTCTCGCCAGCTTGCAGTAGGCCCAGTGGCATTGGTTTCCCTCTTGGTATCTAACGTGCTAAGTGGCATAGCTGACTCGTCCAGTGAATTATACACAGAGCTTGCAATATTACTGTCCCTTATGGTGGGGATAATGGAGTGTATAATGGGACTATTGAG GCTTGGATGGCTTATTCGTTTCATTAGCCATTCAGTGATTTCTGGCTTTACAACTTCTTCAGCTATTGTCATTGGTTTATCTCAAGCTAAGTATTTCTTGGGGTATGATGTAGACAGAAGTAGCAAGATCATTCCAGTAGTTAAGAGTATAATAGATGGAGCAGATAAG GGAAAATCAAGGAAGTACTTGCGATTCTTGAGAGCTTCTGGTCCTCTTACAGCAGTAGTTCTGGGAACAATTTTTGCTAAAGTTTTTCATCCACCGTCAATTTCTTTG GTGGGAGATATACCTCAAGGCTTACCAAAATTTTCTGTTCCAAAAGCTTTTGAGTATGCACAGTCCTTAATTCCAACTGCTATTCTCATAACCGGTGTGGCTATACTG GAATCAGTGGGAATTGCCAAGGCATTAGCAGCGAAGAATGGGTATGAGTTGGATTCAAATCAAGAG TTGTTTGGTCTTGGTGTTTCCAATGTTCTTGGTTCATTCTTTTCAGCATACCCCACCACAG GATCCTTTTCAAGGTCAGCTGTAAATTATGAGAGTGGTGCAAAATCTGGGGTATCTGGGATTGTTTCAGGAATTATAATGATCTGTGCACTTATGTTTCTAACACCATTATTTGAGTACATACCTCAG TGTACCCTTGCTGCTATTGTGATCTCTGCTGTGATAGGTCTG GTAGATTACGAGGAGGCCATTTTTTTGTGGCGTGTTGATAAGAAAGATTTTATTCTTTGGACCATTACTAGCACTACAACATTGTTCCTTGGCATTGAGATCGGTGTCCTTGTTGGG GTTGGGTTTTCACTTGCTTTTGTCATTCATGAGTCAGCAAATCCACATATTG CTGTTTTGGGTCGTTTGCCTGGGACAACTGTTTATAGGAATGTTAAACAGTATCCTGAAGCATATAAATATAATGGAATTGTAATTGTTCGTGTTGATGCTCCAATTTATTTTGCAAACACGAGTTTCATAAAGGACAG GTTGCGTGAATATGAAGTTCATGTTGATAGTTCTAAAAGCCGTGGACCTGAGGTTGAAagaatttattttgtgattctTGAGATGGCAC CTGTGACCTACATAGACTCTAGTGCTGTTCAAGCTTTGAAAGACCTATATCAGGAGTACAAATTACGGGACGTTCAG ATTGCAATATCCAATCCAAACCCAGAAGTTCTGCTCACCCTGTCAAAATCCGGTCTGGTGGAGTTGATAGGTAAAGAATGGTACTTTGTGAGAGTACATGATGCTGTGCAAGTTTGCTTGCAACATGTTCAAAGCTTGAAAGCAGGATCTGACAGTTCACACACGCCACTTTCTTCATTAGAAGACAAACCAAGTTTGTTTGCTCGATTGTCGAAAGAGAGAGCGGAGAAGTTTCCAGTTACCGACTTAGAATCTGGTAATGGCAGGCCGCCACTCCCCAAGGACAGAGATTCCCAGTCGGAGCCATTGTTGTCCAAAGAACGTTGA
- the LOC108329368 gene encoding probable sulfate transporter 4.2 isoform X1, with the protein MEISYASPSFYDLPAAAAVASTMPSSATGARPVRIIPLQHPTATSSSSPPANVAFARWTAKLRQMTWLEWLEFFLPCLRWIRIYKWREYFQVDLMAGITVGVMLVPQSMSYAKLAGLEPIYGLYSGFVPIFVYAIFGSSRQLAVGPVALVSLLVSNVLSGIADSSSELYTELAILLSLMVGIMECIMGLLRLGWLIRFISHSVISGFTTSSAIVIGLSQAKYFLGYDVDRSSKIIPVVKSIIDGADKFSWPPFVMGSIMLAILLVMKHLGKSRKYLRFLRASGPLTAVVLGTIFAKVFHPPSISLVGDIPQGLPKFSVPKAFEYAQSLIPTAILITGVAILESVGIAKALAAKNGYELDSNQELFGLGVSNVLGSFFSAYPTTGSFSRSAVNYESGAKSGVSGIVSGIIMICALMFLTPLFEYIPQCTLAAIVISAVIGLVDYEEAIFLWRVDKKDFILWTITSTTTLFLGIEIGVLVGVGFSLAFVIHESANPHIAVLGRLPGTTVYRNVKQYPEAYKYNGIVIVRVDAPIYFANTSFIKDRLREYEVHVDSSKSRGPEVERIYFVILEMAPVTYIDSSAVQALKDLYQEYKLRDVQIAISNPNPEVLLTLSKSGLVELIGKEWYFVRVHDAVQVCLQHVQSLKAGSDSSHTPLSSLEDKPSLFARLSKERAEKFPVTDLESGNGRPPLPKDRDSQSEPLLSKER; encoded by the exons ATGGAGATAAGCTACGCATCGCCAAGTTTCTACGACCTCCCCGCCGCCGCTGCCGTTGCTTCAACCATGCCGTCCTCCGCGACCGGCGCACGTCCTGTAAGGATCATTCCTCTTCAGCATCCGACCGCCACCTCGTCCTCGTCTCCGCCGGCGAACGTCGCCTTCGCGCGGTGGACCGCGAAGCTCAGGCAGATGACGTGGCTCGAGTGGCTTGAGTTCTTCCTCCCTTGCCTACGCTGGATTCGCATCTATAAATGGCGCGAGTATTTCCAGGTCGATCTCATGGCCGGAATCACCGTCGGTGTCATGCTCGTTCCTCAG TCGATGTCGTATGCAAAATTGGCTGGACTTGAACCGATATATGGACTCT ACTCTGGTTTTGTGCCTATATTTGTGTATGCCATATTCGGGTCTTCTCGCCAGCTTGCAGTAGGCCCAGTGGCATTGGTTTCCCTCTTGGTATCTAACGTGCTAAGTGGCATAGCTGACTCGTCCAGTGAATTATACACAGAGCTTGCAATATTACTGTCCCTTATGGTGGGGATAATGGAGTGTATAATGGGACTATTGAG GCTTGGATGGCTTATTCGTTTCATTAGCCATTCAGTGATTTCTGGCTTTACAACTTCTTCAGCTATTGTCATTGGTTTATCTCAAGCTAAGTATTTCTTGGGGTATGATGTAGACAGAAGTAGCAAGATCATTCCAGTAGTTAAGAGTATAATAGATGGAGCAGATAAG tTTTCATGGCCACCTTTTGTGATGGGATCCATTATGCTTGCGATACTACTTGTCATGAAACACCTC GGAAAATCAAGGAAGTACTTGCGATTCTTGAGAGCTTCTGGTCCTCTTACAGCAGTAGTTCTGGGAACAATTTTTGCTAAAGTTTTTCATCCACCGTCAATTTCTTTG GTGGGAGATATACCTCAAGGCTTACCAAAATTTTCTGTTCCAAAAGCTTTTGAGTATGCACAGTCCTTAATTCCAACTGCTATTCTCATAACCGGTGTGGCTATACTG GAATCAGTGGGAATTGCCAAGGCATTAGCAGCGAAGAATGGGTATGAGTTGGATTCAAATCAAGAG TTGTTTGGTCTTGGTGTTTCCAATGTTCTTGGTTCATTCTTTTCAGCATACCCCACCACAG GATCCTTTTCAAGGTCAGCTGTAAATTATGAGAGTGGTGCAAAATCTGGGGTATCTGGGATTGTTTCAGGAATTATAATGATCTGTGCACTTATGTTTCTAACACCATTATTTGAGTACATACCTCAG TGTACCCTTGCTGCTATTGTGATCTCTGCTGTGATAGGTCTG GTAGATTACGAGGAGGCCATTTTTTTGTGGCGTGTTGATAAGAAAGATTTTATTCTTTGGACCATTACTAGCACTACAACATTGTTCCTTGGCATTGAGATCGGTGTCCTTGTTGGG GTTGGGTTTTCACTTGCTTTTGTCATTCATGAGTCAGCAAATCCACATATTG CTGTTTTGGGTCGTTTGCCTGGGACAACTGTTTATAGGAATGTTAAACAGTATCCTGAAGCATATAAATATAATGGAATTGTAATTGTTCGTGTTGATGCTCCAATTTATTTTGCAAACACGAGTTTCATAAAGGACAG GTTGCGTGAATATGAAGTTCATGTTGATAGTTCTAAAAGCCGTGGACCTGAGGTTGAAagaatttattttgtgattctTGAGATGGCAC CTGTGACCTACATAGACTCTAGTGCTGTTCAAGCTTTGAAAGACCTATATCAGGAGTACAAATTACGGGACGTTCAG ATTGCAATATCCAATCCAAACCCAGAAGTTCTGCTCACCCTGTCAAAATCCGGTCTGGTGGAGTTGATAGGTAAAGAATGGTACTTTGTGAGAGTACATGATGCTGTGCAAGTTTGCTTGCAACATGTTCAAAGCTTGAAAGCAGGATCTGACAGTTCACACACGCCACTTTCTTCATTAGAAGACAAACCAAGTTTGTTTGCTCGATTGTCGAAAGAGAGAGCGGAGAAGTTTCCAGTTACCGACTTAGAATCTGGTAATGGCAGGCCGCCACTCCCCAAGGACAGAGATTCCCAGTCGGAGCCATTGTTGTCCAAAGAACGTTGA
- the LOC108329432 gene encoding metal tolerance protein 11 isoform X3, giving the protein MDALAERGFIPGMSKEERDKLARSETFAIRLSNVANMVLFVAKVYASIRSGSLAIIASTLDSLLDLLSGFILWFTAFSMQTPNPYQYPIGKKRMQPLGILVFASVMATLGLQIILESIRTLIYTDNAFNLTKEQERWVVGIMLSVTLVKFLLMIYCRTFTNEIIKAYAQDHFFDVITNVIGLIAALLANYVDDWMDPVGAIILALYTIRTWSMTVLENVNSLVGKSAAPEYLQKLTYLCWNHHKAVRHIDTVRAYTFGSHYFVEVDIVLPADMQLQEAHDIGESLQEKLELLPEIERAFVHLDYEYSHKPEHAQSHS; this is encoded by the exons ATGGATGCCCTAGCAGAGCGTGGTTTTATTCCTGGAATGTCGAag GAGGAGCGAGACAAGTTAGCAAGAAGTGAGACGTTTGCCATCAGATTGTCAAATGTAGCAAACATGGTTCTTTTTGTCGCCAAAGTTTATGCATCAATACGAAGTGGTTCCCTAGCCATCATTGCATCGACTTTAGACTCGCTTCTTGATCTTCTTTCTGGATTTATCCTCTGGTTCACTGCATTTTCCATGCAGACACCAAACCCGTATCAGTATCCTATAGGAAAGAAACGGATGCAACCATTG GGAATTCTTGTTTTTGCCTCTGTCATGGCTACACTGGGACTGCAAATCATCTTGGAGTCTATCCGCACATTAATATATACT GACAATGCATTCAACTTGACCAAGGAACAAGAGCGATGGGTTGTGGGGATTATGCTTTCGGTGACTTTGGTGAAATTCTTACTGATGATTTATTGCCGCACTTTTACTAATGAGATCATTAAAGCCTATGCCCAGGATCATTTCTTTGATGTGATCACTAATGTCATTGGTCTTATTGCTGCACTTTTGGCAAATTATGTTGATGATTGGATGGATCCTGTTGGTGCTATCATT CTGGCGTTGTACACCATTCGTACATGGTCAATGACAGTGTTGGAAAATGTGAATTCCCTGGTTGGAAAATCAGCTGCACCTGAGTATCTTCAGAAACTCACGTACCTATGCTGGAACCACCACAAGGCTGTGAGGCACATTGATACAGTTCGAGCATACACATTCGGGTCTCACTACTTTGTTGAAGTTGATATTGTCCTGCCAGCAGATATGCAGTTGCAAGAGGCCCATGATATCGGGGAATCATTGCAAGAGAAGCTTGAGCTTTTACCCGAGATCGAGCGTGCTTTTGTTCATCTTGATTATGAGTACAGTCACAAACCTGAGCATGCACAATCTCACTCTTAG
- the LOC108329432 gene encoding metal tolerance protein 11 isoform X1: MVETAELHGEEQRSLLSDSNNGDRSWRLNFEGFQISSEHTEKQVKPSRGLYDCYGVLGQEDNIAEYYQQQVEVLEGFTEMDALAERGFIPGMSKEERDKLARSETFAIRLSNVANMVLFVAKVYASIRSGSLAIIASTLDSLLDLLSGFILWFTAFSMQTPNPYQYPIGKKRMQPLGILVFASVMATLGLQIILESIRTLIYTDNAFNLTKEQERWVVGIMLSVTLVKFLLMIYCRTFTNEIIKAYAQDHFFDVITNVIGLIAALLANYVDDWMDPVGAIILALYTIRTWSMTVLENVNSLVGKSAAPEYLQKLTYLCWNHHKAVRHIDTVRAYTFGSHYFVEVDIVLPADMQLQEAHDIGESLQEKLELLPEIERAFVHLDYEYSHKPEHAQSHS; this comes from the exons ATGGTGGAGACGGCGGAGCTTCACGGCGAGGAGCAGCGCTCGTTGCTCTCAGATTCGAACAATGGGGACCGGTCCTGGCGGTTGAACTTCGAGGGGTTTCAGATATCTTCGGAGCACACGGAGAAGCAAGTGAAACCCTCTCGCGGACTCTATGACTGTTATGGCGTTCTAG GTCAAGAGGATAATATTGCGGAGTACTACCAGCAGCAAGTTGAAGTGCTTGAGGGCTTTACTGAAATGGATGCCCTAGCAGAGCGTGGTTTTATTCCTGGAATGTCGAag GAGGAGCGAGACAAGTTAGCAAGAAGTGAGACGTTTGCCATCAGATTGTCAAATGTAGCAAACATGGTTCTTTTTGTCGCCAAAGTTTATGCATCAATACGAAGTGGTTCCCTAGCCATCATTGCATCGACTTTAGACTCGCTTCTTGATCTTCTTTCTGGATTTATCCTCTGGTTCACTGCATTTTCCATGCAGACACCAAACCCGTATCAGTATCCTATAGGAAAGAAACGGATGCAACCATTG GGAATTCTTGTTTTTGCCTCTGTCATGGCTACACTGGGACTGCAAATCATCTTGGAGTCTATCCGCACATTAATATATACT GACAATGCATTCAACTTGACCAAGGAACAAGAGCGATGGGTTGTGGGGATTATGCTTTCGGTGACTTTGGTGAAATTCTTACTGATGATTTATTGCCGCACTTTTACTAATGAGATCATTAAAGCCTATGCCCAGGATCATTTCTTTGATGTGATCACTAATGTCATTGGTCTTATTGCTGCACTTTTGGCAAATTATGTTGATGATTGGATGGATCCTGTTGGTGCTATCATT CTGGCGTTGTACACCATTCGTACATGGTCAATGACAGTGTTGGAAAATGTGAATTCCCTGGTTGGAAAATCAGCTGCACCTGAGTATCTTCAGAAACTCACGTACCTATGCTGGAACCACCACAAGGCTGTGAGGCACATTGATACAGTTCGAGCATACACATTCGGGTCTCACTACTTTGTTGAAGTTGATATTGTCCTGCCAGCAGATATGCAGTTGCAAGAGGCCCATGATATCGGGGAATCATTGCAAGAGAAGCTTGAGCTTTTACCCGAGATCGAGCGTGCTTTTGTTCATCTTGATTATGAGTACAGTCACAAACCTGAGCATGCACAATCTCACTCTTAG